In the genome of Amaranthus tricolor cultivar Red isolate AtriRed21 chromosome 15, ASM2621246v1, whole genome shotgun sequence, one region contains:
- the LOC130801368 gene encoding probable boron transporter 7, translating to MEKPTIPFQGIATDFKGRLRFYRHDWLGGATIKILAPTICIFFASALPVIAFGEQLSKDTDGSLSTVETLCSTAICGIIHSIIGGQPLLILGVAEPTIIMYSYLYNISRNSEQLGKDLFLAWTAWVCLWTAMFLFLLAIFNASNLISRFTRLAGELFGMLISVLFMQAAIKGVIDEFCAPHPEQNGEQSDDFQIFYINGLLAVVFSFGVLFTSVKSVTARSWQYGTGWFRSFIADYGVPVMIVLWTTVSYLIPSRLSSEVPRRLEVPSPWEPASQAHWTVFKDMSKVPVSYIIAASIPAVMIAGLYFFDHSVASQMAQQPEFNLKKPSAYHYDLFVLGFTTLICGLLGLPPCNGVLPQAPMHTKSLAVLRRQLMRQKMISKAKECIELNASNSEIYQKLHDTFMEMDPTPNKVVVSRELWGLKEAVMSHDGYVKQFDPAKNIDAHLPIRVSEQRWSNLLQSILVGLAVGAIPIIKQIPTSVLWGYFAFMSLDSLPGNQFWERLPLLLVTRSRRYKVLEGNHASFVESVPFKYIMIFTVCQLVYFLFCFGITWIPIVGILFPLPFFFLIPIREYLLPKLFPSDYLQELDAAEYEEVIGAPHVPIHSGDNRAISIKECLAEYQEMICSPRHDVQARKQDADPDNVFDDSERVIHDEEVFDVMTTRRGELKHRSISSRRFYQA from the exons ATGGAAAAACCAACCATCCCCTTTCAAGGTATAGCTACAGATTTTAAGGGGAGATTAAGATTCTATAGGCATGATTGGCTTGGTGGAGCTACTATCAA GATATTGGCTCCAacaatttgtatatttttcGCTTCTGCTCTTCCTGTTATTGCTTTTGGAGAGCAATTAAGTAAGGATACAG ATGGGAGTTTGAGTACAGTCGAAACGCTTTGTTCTACAGCAATATGTGGAATCATTCACTCGATAATTGGTGGGCAGCCATTACTGATTTTAGGTGTAGCTGAACCAACAATAATTATGTATAGTTACTTGTACAATATATCCAGAAACAGTGAACAACTGGGAAAGGACTTATTCTTAGCCTGGACAGCATG GGTATGCCTTTGGACAGCAATGTTCTTGTTTCTGCTAGCTATATTCAATGCGTCTAATCTTATCAGTAGATTTACGAGGTTAGCTGGGGAGCTCTTTGGGATGTTAATTTCTGTTCTCTTTATGCAAGCTGCTATTAAG ggagtgattgatgaattttgtgCTCCACATCCGGAACAAAATGGTGAACAGAGTGATGATTTCCAGATATTTTACATAAACGGTCTGCTTGCTGTTGTGTTTTCCTTTGGAGTACTCTTCACTTCTGTTAAAAGCGTTACGGCAAGATCTTGGCAATATGGCACTG GATGGTTTCGGAGTTTTATAGCTGATTATGGGGTACCCGTCATGATAGTGTTATGGACAACAGTGTCTTATCTTATTCCGAGTAGACTCTCTTCTGAGGTTCCCAGGAGGCTTGAAGTTCCATCCCCTTGGGAACCAGCCTCACAGGCCCACTGGACTGTTTTCAAG GACATGTCAAAGGTTCCAGTTTCCTACATTATTGCAGCTTCTATACCCGCAGTTATGATTGCTGGACTTTATTTCTTCGATCACAGCGTTGCATCACAGATGGCTCAGCAGCCCGAGTTCAATCTAAAGAAACCGTCTGCTTACCACTATGATCTCTTTGTACTTGGATTTACG ACTTTAATTTGTGGGTTGCTTGGACTCCCTCCGTGTAATGGAGTGTTACCCCAAGCGCCTATGCACACTAAAAGCCTTGCTGTTCTGAGGAGGCAG TTGATGCGACAAAAAATGATCTCCAAAGCCAAAGAATGCATAGAACTGAATGCTAGTAACTCAGAAATTTATCAGAAATTGCACGATACATTTATGGAGATGGATCCTACTCCCAAT AAAGTTGTTGTCTCGAGAGAACTTTGGGGATTAAAAGAGGCAGTAATGAGTCACGATGGGTATGTGAAGCAATTTGATCCTGCAAAGAACATTGATGCTCACTTACCTATCAGAGTTTCTGAACAGAGATGGAGCAATCTGTTGCAATCTATACTTGTTGGCCTTGCGGTTGGAGCAATTCCCATAATCAAACAAATACCCACATCTGTTCTTTGGGGATACTTTGCCTTCATGTCTCTTGACAGTCTTCCTGGTAATCAGTTCTGGGAAAGGCTACCATTGTTGCTCGTCACTCGAAGTCGTCGATACAA AGTTCTGGAAGGGAACCATGCTTCATTTGTGGAGTCAGTGCCATTCAAGTATATTATGATATTTACAGTGTGCCAGTTAGTATATTTCTTGTTTTGCTTCGGAATAACATGGATACCTATAGTTGGGATATTGTTTCCATTGCCATTCTTCTTCCTAATACCTATAAGAGAATACTTGCTTCCAAAGCTATTTCCATCTGATTATCTTCAAGAACTGGATGCTGCTGAGTACGAGGAAGTCATTGGTGCACCTCACGTACCAATCCATTCTGGAGATAATCGAGCCATATCCATAAAA GAATGTTTAGCGGAATACCAGGAAATGATTTGCTCTCCAAGGCATGACGTACAAGCAAGG AAACAAGATGCAGATCCAGATAATGTATTCGATGATAGTGAAAGAGTCATACATGACGAGGAAGTATTTGATGTGATGACAACTCGCAGAGGAGAGCTGAAGCATAGAAGTATAAGCTCTCGTAGATTCTATCAG GCCTGA